From the Ciconia boyciana chromosome 24, ASM3463844v1, whole genome shotgun sequence genome, one window contains:
- the LONP1 gene encoding lon protease homolog, mitochondrial isoform X2: MVVSFGVKNKKLVELLRRKVRLAQPYAGVFLKKDDNNESDVVEDLNEIYQMGTFVQIHEMQDLGDKLRMIVMGHRRIRINKQLEVEPEEPENKQKVRKKQKRSKKEAEEEPGPKDQAVEVVLDPVAASSQEVLMVEVENVVHEDFQITEEVKALTAEIVKTIRDIIALNPLYRESVLQMMQAGQRVVDNPIYLSDMGAALTGAESQELQDILEETSIPKRLYKALSLLKKEYELSKLQQRLGREVEEKIKQTHRKYLLQEQLKIIKKELGLEKEDKDAIEEKFRERLKELVVPKHVMDVIDEELNKLGLLDNHSSEFNVTRNYLDWLTSIPWGKCSEENLELTRARAVLEEDHYGMDDVKKRILEFIAVSQLRGSTQGKILCFYGPPGVGKTSIARSIARALNREYFRFSVGGMTDVAEIKGHRRTYVGAMPGKIIQCLKKTKTENPLILIDEVDKIGRGYQGDPSSALLELLDPEQNSNFLDHYLDVPVDLSKVLFICTANVTETIPEPLRDRMEVINVSGYVAEEKLAIAERYLVPQARVLCGLDENKAKITSDVLTVLIKQYCRESGVRNLQKQVEKVLRKSAYKIVSGEAETVQVTPENLQDFVGKPIFTVDRMYETTPPGVVMGLAWTAMGGSTLFVETSLRRPKDKENKDGSLEVTGQLGDVMKESAKIAYTFARAFLMQKDPNNDFLMSSHIHLHVPEGATPKDGPSAGCTIVTALLSLAMNCPVRQNVAMTGEVSLTGKILPVGGIKEKTIAAKRAGVTCIILPSENKKDYYDLAGFITEGLEVHFVEHYKEVFDIAFSKLDSAGG; the protein is encoded by the exons ATGGTGGTTTCTTTTGGG GTAAAAAATAAGAAGCTGGTTGAGCTGCTGAGGAGGAAAGTTCGTCTTGCCCAGCCTTATGctggtgtttttcttaaaaaggatGATAA CAATGAATCTGATGTGGTAGAGGATCTGAATGAAATCTACCAGATGGGAACTTTTGTACAGATTCATGAAATGCAGGACCTTGGAGACAAGTTGCGTATGATAGTCATGGGACACCGAAG aaTTCGTATAAACAAGCAACTAGAGGTTGAGCCTGAGGAGCCTGAGAACAAACAGAAAgttagaaagaaacagaagcgCTCTAAGAAGGAGGCTGAAGAGGAGCCTGGACCAAAGGACCAAGCTGTGGAAGTGGTACTAGATCCTGTAGCTGCTTCCTCCCAGGAAGTTCTCATGGTAGAAGTAGAGAATGTGGTTCATGAAGATTTTCAGATCACAGAAGAGGTTAAA GCACTTACTGCAGAAATTGTCAAAACAATCCGGGACATCATTGCCTTGAACCCCTTGTACAG AGAGTCTGTACTTCAGATGATGCAGGCTGGACAACGTGTGGTAGATAACCCTATCTATCTGAGTGACATGGGTGCAGCACTAACAGGGGCAGAGTCGCAAGAACTTCAAGACATCTTGGAAGAAACCAGT ATTCCCAAACGACTTTACAAAGCCCTTTCCCTTCTAAAGAAGGAATATGAGCTGAGCAAACTTCAGCAGCGTCTTGGAAGGGAG GTTGAGGAGAAGATCAAGCAAACACATCGCAAATATCTTCTGCAAGAGCAATTGAAGATCATTAAGAAAGAGCTAGGTCTGGAAAAAGAGGACAAGGATGCTATAGAAGAGAAATTCCGTGAGCGACTAAAGGAGCTGGTAGTGCCAAAACATGTCATGGATGTGATTGACGAAGAGTTGAACAAGTTGGGCTTGCTGGATAATCACTCCTCAGAATTCAA TGTTACACGGAACTACTTGGACTGGCTGACATCCATCCCGTGGGGTAAGTGTAGCGAGGAGAACCTGGAGCTGACCAGAGCCCGAGCAGTTCTGGAGGAGGATCATTATGGAATGGATGATGTCAAGAAGCGAATTCTG GAATTTATAGCAGTCAGTCAGCTGCGAGGATCCACCCAGGGGAAGATCCTATGTTTTTATGGCCCCCCTGGGGTTGGCAAAACCAGCATTGCCCGCTCCATTGCCAGAGCCCTAAACAGAGAGTACTTCCGCTTCAGCGTTGGAGGAATGACTGATgtagcagaaataaaaggacaTAG GAGGACATATGTTGGAGCAATGCCAGGAAAAATCATCCAGTGTCTGAAGAAGACCAAGACAGAGAATCCACTTATACTGATTGATGAG GTGGATAAAATAGGAAGAGGATATCAAGGGGATCCATCCTCAGCCCTTCTAGAGCTGTTGGACCCAGAACAGAACTCTAACTTCTTGGATCATTACCTTGATGTTCCTGTGGATTTATCAAAg GTACTTTTTATTTGTACTGCTAATGTAACGGAAACCATTCCAGAGCCACTGCGGGATAGAATGGAAGTGATCAATGTATCAGGATATGTAGCAGAAGAGAAACTTGCAATTGCAGAG AGGTACTTGGTCCCTCAAGCACGAGTTCTGTGTGGCTTGgatgaaaacaaagccaaaatcACATCAGATGTCCTGACTGTTCTCATCAAGCAGTACTGCAGAGAGAGTGGGGTGAGGAATCTGCAGAAGCAAGTAGAAAAG GTACTGAGGAAATCTGCCTATAAAATTGTGAGTGGAGAAGCAGAGACGGTCCAAGTAACACCCGAAAACCTGCAGGACTTTGTAGGAAAGCCCATCTTCACTGTGGATCGCATGTATGAAACCACTCCTCCAGGAGTAGTGATGGGTCTGGCCTGGACAGCTATGG gaGGTTCCACTCTGTTTGTTGAAACATCCCTGAGGCGACCCAAAGACAAGGAGAACAAGGATGGGTCCCTTGAAGTAACAGGGCAACTGGGAGATGTAATGAAAGAGAGTGCCAAAATAGCTTACACGTTTGCAAGAGCTTTTCTGATGCAGAAGGACCCCAACAATGACTTTCTCATGTCTTCCCATATCCACTTGCATGTGCCAGAG ggagCAACACCAAAGGACGGACCGAGTGCAGGGTGTACTATAGTAACAGCTTTGCTATCACTAGCCATGAATTGCCCAGTGAGGCAGAACGTGGCCATGACTGGAGAGGTGTCATTAACTGGAAAAATTCTTCCTGTTGGTGGAATCAAGGAGAAGACTATTGCG
- the LONP1 gene encoding lon protease homolog, mitochondrial isoform X3: MGTFVQIHEMQDLGDKLRMIVMGHRRIRINKQLEVEPEEPENKQKVRKKQKRSKKEAEEEPGPKDQAVEVVLDPVAASSQEVLMVEVENVVHEDFQITEEVKALTAEIVKTIRDIIALNPLYRESVLQMMQAGQRVVDNPIYLSDMGAALTGAESQELQDILEETSIPKRLYKALSLLKKEYELSKLQQRLGREVEEKIKQTHRKYLLQEQLKIIKKELGLEKEDKDAIEEKFRERLKELVVPKHVMDVIDEELNKLGLLDNHSSEFNVTRNYLDWLTSIPWGKCSEENLELTRARAVLEEDHYGMDDVKKRILEFIAVSQLRGSTQGKILCFYGPPGVGKTSIARSIARALNREYFRFSVGGMTDVAEIKGHRRTYVGAMPGKIIQCLKKTKTENPLILIDEVDKIGRGYQGDPSSALLELLDPEQNSNFLDHYLDVPVDLSKVLFICTANVTETIPEPLRDRMEVINVSGYVAEEKLAIAERYLVPQARVLCGLDENKAKITSDVLTVLIKQYCRESGVRNLQKQVEKVLRKSAYKIVSGEAETVQVTPENLQDFVGKPIFTVDRMYETTPPGVVMGLAWTAMGGSTLFVETSLRRPKDKENKDGSLEVTGQLGDVMKESAKIAYTFARAFLMQKDPNNDFLMSSHIHLHVPEGATPKDGPSAGCTIVTALLSLAMNCPVRQNVAMTGEVSLTGKILPVGGIKEKTIAAKRAGVTCIILPSENKKDYYDLAGFITEGLEVHFVEHYKEVFDIAFSKLDSAGG, from the exons ATGGGAACTTTTGTACAGATTCATGAAATGCAGGACCTTGGAGACAAGTTGCGTATGATAGTCATGGGACACCGAAG aaTTCGTATAAACAAGCAACTAGAGGTTGAGCCTGAGGAGCCTGAGAACAAACAGAAAgttagaaagaaacagaagcgCTCTAAGAAGGAGGCTGAAGAGGAGCCTGGACCAAAGGACCAAGCTGTGGAAGTGGTACTAGATCCTGTAGCTGCTTCCTCCCAGGAAGTTCTCATGGTAGAAGTAGAGAATGTGGTTCATGAAGATTTTCAGATCACAGAAGAGGTTAAA GCACTTACTGCAGAAATTGTCAAAACAATCCGGGACATCATTGCCTTGAACCCCTTGTACAG AGAGTCTGTACTTCAGATGATGCAGGCTGGACAACGTGTGGTAGATAACCCTATCTATCTGAGTGACATGGGTGCAGCACTAACAGGGGCAGAGTCGCAAGAACTTCAAGACATCTTGGAAGAAACCAGT ATTCCCAAACGACTTTACAAAGCCCTTTCCCTTCTAAAGAAGGAATATGAGCTGAGCAAACTTCAGCAGCGTCTTGGAAGGGAG GTTGAGGAGAAGATCAAGCAAACACATCGCAAATATCTTCTGCAAGAGCAATTGAAGATCATTAAGAAAGAGCTAGGTCTGGAAAAAGAGGACAAGGATGCTATAGAAGAGAAATTCCGTGAGCGACTAAAGGAGCTGGTAGTGCCAAAACATGTCATGGATGTGATTGACGAAGAGTTGAACAAGTTGGGCTTGCTGGATAATCACTCCTCAGAATTCAA TGTTACACGGAACTACTTGGACTGGCTGACATCCATCCCGTGGGGTAAGTGTAGCGAGGAGAACCTGGAGCTGACCAGAGCCCGAGCAGTTCTGGAGGAGGATCATTATGGAATGGATGATGTCAAGAAGCGAATTCTG GAATTTATAGCAGTCAGTCAGCTGCGAGGATCCACCCAGGGGAAGATCCTATGTTTTTATGGCCCCCCTGGGGTTGGCAAAACCAGCATTGCCCGCTCCATTGCCAGAGCCCTAAACAGAGAGTACTTCCGCTTCAGCGTTGGAGGAATGACTGATgtagcagaaataaaaggacaTAG GAGGACATATGTTGGAGCAATGCCAGGAAAAATCATCCAGTGTCTGAAGAAGACCAAGACAGAGAATCCACTTATACTGATTGATGAG GTGGATAAAATAGGAAGAGGATATCAAGGGGATCCATCCTCAGCCCTTCTAGAGCTGTTGGACCCAGAACAGAACTCTAACTTCTTGGATCATTACCTTGATGTTCCTGTGGATTTATCAAAg GTACTTTTTATTTGTACTGCTAATGTAACGGAAACCATTCCAGAGCCACTGCGGGATAGAATGGAAGTGATCAATGTATCAGGATATGTAGCAGAAGAGAAACTTGCAATTGCAGAG AGGTACTTGGTCCCTCAAGCACGAGTTCTGTGTGGCTTGgatgaaaacaaagccaaaatcACATCAGATGTCCTGACTGTTCTCATCAAGCAGTACTGCAGAGAGAGTGGGGTGAGGAATCTGCAGAAGCAAGTAGAAAAG GTACTGAGGAAATCTGCCTATAAAATTGTGAGTGGAGAAGCAGAGACGGTCCAAGTAACACCCGAAAACCTGCAGGACTTTGTAGGAAAGCCCATCTTCACTGTGGATCGCATGTATGAAACCACTCCTCCAGGAGTAGTGATGGGTCTGGCCTGGACAGCTATGG gaGGTTCCACTCTGTTTGTTGAAACATCCCTGAGGCGACCCAAAGACAAGGAGAACAAGGATGGGTCCCTTGAAGTAACAGGGCAACTGGGAGATGTAATGAAAGAGAGTGCCAAAATAGCTTACACGTTTGCAAGAGCTTTTCTGATGCAGAAGGACCCCAACAATGACTTTCTCATGTCTTCCCATATCCACTTGCATGTGCCAGAG ggagCAACACCAAAGGACGGACCGAGTGCAGGGTGTACTATAGTAACAGCTTTGCTATCACTAGCCATGAATTGCCCAGTGAGGCAGAACGTGGCCATGACTGGAGAGGTGTCATTAACTGGAAAAATTCTTCCTGTTGGTGGAATCAAGGAGAAGACTATTGCG